The stretch of DNA TAATGAAAATTATATTCTCTGTAGACATCACAAAAATGCATTTTCTCTTTCTTCACATGTATAAATCCCAATTTTCTAtttgttctcattttaaacatatttgaaaatcatttttcaaaatgttttttatatttttaatttttgtttttgtgaagcgctttgtgatttttatattgaggggtgctatagaaaagatagttatctttcttttcttttcactaCAGAGCTCAGCAGTGTCTTTTTGTTAAGAAACTCAGGTCCTGCTGCATTTATTTGCAGCTTGCATAGGAACCACGACtaaatttaaaatattaaaataaaaacagtattTAGTCCAGACCAGGTAAAGTGAAGCAACGAACCTTACTGGTGTGAATAAAACCTAAATATGCCATCATTTCTTGTATAAAAATATCAGGATTAAAATATACAACATACAACATGGACTAGTAATAGTGAGAAAGAGTTATAAAAACACTGTAGAAACAAGAAGGATAATCTCTGTCTCTGACATTCATGTATACTTCACAAAAACATTATTCAAGTAAAAGTTAAAAGTACAGTATAATAACACTATTCTTAAAAGTATGCTCTCTCATTCAAGAGTATGCAACTGAGTAAACTTTACTTCCCAATGCTAAAGGTTAGTCTTCTTTTAGCTTAAGGTTAGCTTGGTGGCTAAATGTGCTGTGTACGTGTTAGCATAAAAAGAGGACCAAAACATTTACTCTTTTATCTTTTAAATAACATACTCACACATAATTGCATCCTCCATGACACGCCGTGGAGGCTGTCTTTTTCTCTTACTTGTCCGTACGGTCCGAAAAAGCGGTATTATGAGCTGAGGGCGACGACCTTATGCGAGGACCTGGCAGCCGGCTGTCACGTGACTTACAGTTGCATCGCCTTttccgagagggtgctcgctggagtgagagggtgctcgctgcggaaccacaaaggcggagctgcaccagagggtGGAGCTGCACTAGAGTCAGCTCCGCCCATTCCTGCTCCTAATTGGTgcaggcagactcgcctctgctgAGACGGTCCTTGTTGCAGCAAAagcacaaaggtggagctgccgcTCCCGGCCGTTCCAAGTGACTCCAACTTCGGCTTAATGGCTGTAAGTAACCTAACTTAAAATAAACACAATTAAAGTTATTTATTTAAACGTTTATTTTGCAATGTGCGGTAAATTTGGCTCAAATTGCACTCGGTACTTATGCTAACATAGCTAGTAGGGTAGACTTCAAGGTTATCGAAAACGAATTTAAACTGTAACGCGCGTACACAAAACTAACTAACTGTATTTATTGAAATAATGGGCTTAGTTTTTGTTTCATAAAGTATGTCATAAAGTCTAAGAATTATTTCTATGTCACTCCCTGCCTACGGCGCGTTGTCACCAGAAACAGATGCGATCATCTGTTGTGCCTTTTTGGTTAGCACGCTTTGATAAAATCAACAGAACGGAAAAGTTTGATAAAAGTCCATCGACTCACTCCCTTTCAAGGCAAAGAAAAGACGTCTTAGCTATTGGAACGATGATTAAACACGCACTAGTCTTCAGAAACAACTTTATAACCGGTGAGTTATGGCTAACAAACAAGCTAACATTACAACTGTAAACTGCAAATCATAGCAATGGGAGCCAGCCGAAGCGGTGTACGCTGgtttaggttgtgtgtgtgtatatgctaaATTGATGAAAAATAATCCCTCTATTTTTTCTGGTTGTTGGGTGGTTTTCACTCGGTAGTACTGCATTATTCCAACACGTCAGAGAAGTCAGTGTGCTGATTGTGTAGCTGCGGTTACACATCATGTAAGCAAAGGTTGAGAGAAAGCGTCACAGGATTATTTGGGATTATTTATGACTAAGAGTATGTGCAAAATAACCTAAAGCATTGTGGTAGTCATGGTAGCTTGGCTTTAGTTTTATTGTGTTGCcagtcagtgttttttttaatagaattGTAGCACCTGCATTAATTGTTTGGCGTTTTAACGCACAGGTGCTGTTATTGTGTTTACTGAATTTGAACGTTACTCTGCCATACATCGTTTGTACTTGCCTGATTACAGTTCTTAAAAAGCATAATCATTTTCTGAGTTTTTATACTATTTTTTAGTCTTTTCCCTGTACACATCTTGTTTAAAGAAGACAGAAACAATCAAAACTAAACTACCTATCGAATGGTATAAAGTAATTAAAACTAAAATTGAATTTAAAATTTTTattcaaaactaaataaaattttaatctaatgacAATTTTAAAAGTATTTTATAACCCTGGTAGACTTTCCCAGTGCACTTGtttaacacaaaataaattaaaaccaaATTAAATGTGCTCAGTGTGTGTATTctgatatttaatttttttcttcatattttagaaTGTTCTTGTGTGTGTATGACTTTCACAGATGCATCAAACAATACTGAGGAGAGGGCAGGATCCTCTTCAGTCTATCAAGCGATGCAGCGATTGTTGCAGCAACATTCACTGCACTTTCTGTAAAATGACATATGCTGATTTTTACAAGGTTAAATACCATGTACAGAATCATGTGAGCATTGCTGTAAAACATGAAGGTATGTATGCAGTGTTTTAAATTTCTCCAGTAATTTATTTACTATTCCCTACTTTGTATGAGTGAGTTTCCAATATGAATGTTTAGTCATTTATTTTATGTCAGTTTCTTCTTTTTTATTATCAATAAATAACATAAGGCAAGGCTAGTAGTTTTATATAAGTACTTGATCTGGTATCGGGTGAAGTCTGTTGTGCTACTTTGCATGAAGCATCACCGTACACAAGACAGTTAATCAATCTGCTCTCTTTTCACTTTAGATTATGTCATCTTAAAATGCAGCCTGGGCTGTAGGGAAATGGCACATTATCATTGTTGTTACTGTCCGTCAACGATTCTGCGGAGAATGGCATTTGTGAAACATCTTGCTATATGTAAGGAGAAATTATCACGTCCTCCACCACCGGCACAGACAGCACCTCCTCCATCAGCACAGACAAgacctccacagacaggacctcctcctccatcggcacagacaagacctccacagacaggacctcctcctccatcggcacagacaagacctccacagacaggacctcctcctccacagacaggacctcctcctccacagacaggacctcctcctccacagacaggacctcctcctccatcggcacagacagcaccttctccatcggcacagacagcaccttctccatcagcacagacaagacctccacagacaggacctcctcctccacagacaggacctcctcctccacagacaggacctcctcctccatcggcacagacagcaccttctccatcagcacagacaagacctccacagacaggacctcctcctccatcggcacagacaagacctccacagacaggacctcctcctccatcggcacagacaagacctccacagacaggacctcctcctccacagacaggacctcctcctccacagacagcacctcctcctccatcggcacagacagcacctcctccatcggcacagacaagacctcctccatcggcacagacaggacctcctcctccatcggcacagacagcacctcctccatcagcacagacaagacctcctcctccacagacaggacctcctcctccatcggcacagacaGCACCTCCTCCTTCACCACAGGCAGGACCgtcgtcatcctcatcatcctcacgaCGATTAAAGGTCCGCCAGCCGGTGAAAGTGACATGCAGCCATTGCGGCATCACATTAAATAAAAAGAACTTGCAGGTGCATATTAATAGAAAGCACAGGCCAAAGGGACAACAGATATCAGAGACACGACACCTGTCATGTCAGTGTATTGATGCTACAAATGGCATCTTTGCAGTCAACAAATCATTCTTCAAACCATGCTCACCAATACATGTACAGAAAAAAACCTGGGGTACAAGCCAAAAACAAATTTGTGAATTGGATGATTGCAATACTAATTTGGACTTTGCAGTGAGGAGTGGAATTCTGCCATATGAATGCATCCACTTAAAATCATTGACATTTTCTCCCAGATCAGACACCCCCCCCACAATTCTGGAAGAAGAGGTGCTGTCAGACATAGTGTCTGCCAAAATATTTGGGGATGTGAGAAAACAGAGCTGCTTGAACCTCCAGAGCAAATCTGCTGCTGCAggggtgcctctctcagttgatgTCACAGTTGGAGGGCCGTCCTCAAAAAAGTTCATATCAGTTTTTGAACCCAAAGTGTCATGCTACAGCAGACTGGGAAGGGTAATGGTGGCCTTCGACATGAAAAAGAGGTCATGGCATTGCCCATGTGCCAAACCCAGACTGTTGTGCTTGCACAAAAGTGTGGCTAAATGGCATCTCTTTCAGACAGACAGAGAAATGTTCAAGACCAAAGAGAGTGCCACTGACAGTGGTGATGCTGCTGAGACAAATGAAGAACTGCAGGATGATGCAATACCAGTCGGAGGACAACAATATCCTCCTGGTGACAATGATCTCATGAGAATGGTAAAATACATAATGAAAAACAAAGCTCTACCGGAAAATCTCCCCCAGGATTTGGTCACTGGCTCCCAAACATTAGAGGACATTTCAAAGGACTTGATTCCCAAAGAAACCATATGTGCAGAATGTGGAGGCCAACTTAATGAGCCAGTGCTCATTACAGCACGTGCCAAGCTGGTGGCATACACTGGTGTTGTACATGGTGAGACTAACTTAATCTATATTAACTAAACTACAAGGTTTAATACAAAGTAAACCTAAAGTCTGTGTTGTACACATGCGCAATGAATTACTTGTAGATAACATATAAGACAATATAAAATAAGTCAGTCTCTAACACCTACTTTGTGTCTACCACAATTCTTTCTGATTTCTTCTTCAGGCTTTTCTACATACCGCAGGGAATGTCCCGACTGTGGGCTGATTTATCGATACCAGGAGTGGAGTGATGGGATTCATAATTTCAATGACCATATACTCCTCACTCTTCATCTATGTATTTATCTCCGTAACTCAATTCAGGTAAGCAAAACATGCAAGGAATGCCCTTGTTATTGATTAGAACGTGTACCTAACTCTATATTTTACCGTTCTAGACACACCATGCTGTAAGCCGAGCAATTGAGGTCTTGGAGAAAACTGAAAATCAGACCTTCCCCAGTAAGGCCACAATGCTCCATGCATACATGCATTTTGAAGCCCTGACAGCTCACAGCTACTCATACTCCTGTTATAAGTGTGGATACTATCCACCTGTGGTTATCATGGACCTGCACAGGAAGGGTGTCTTCAATATGCCTAGTGAGTGTCAGAACAAACTGCATGTAAAGAAACTATTTTAATGCTTGATTAATAGAATGCTTGGCTTTACAGCAAGTGAGATGGAGACTCCACCAGCAGACTTTGATGGCAGAGTCAACATCAAAGATTTTTATGACTCTGTGACGTCTCAGATCATTTGTACTGGCTTATTGACAAGTGAGTTGATAACATTTCCAGTAAGAAGAATAATATCAATTCTTGAATACAGTTTAAGACATTCTGTTAAAGAATGACTTTCCATCATTATAGCACCCTAGCTCTCTGATTACATAATGTACATTTTACTACTTATATTTATTGATGTGTGTTTACCCTTACTCCGTGACATGTTTTCTCTTCATTCTACATAGTGGTCAGAAATTAATCTTCTGGAATGATTTATCCAGACAATTTTTGTGTGATTAAGTTACTCTGTTAAACACCAGGTGGTCGTAAGAACCCCTTTCTTGTTTTGCCATCATATCACAACTGGGCACCTTGGATTGGACCAAAATGCAGAGATGGGGACATTGTTTTCAACACTGAGCATGAGAAGTTGCATGCACCAAGGCAGGCTGCTGAGATGTCAGATCTCCAAATGACAGAGGAGAGACTCCAAGATGCCCTTATTAACCTCCGGGTAATTGCTATTTTGTAACTGTTAATTCATCATTGGGACTCAATGACaatgttatttattttgtttgtttttcctatGTTGAAATAATAGGTGGACATGGTGCGTAAGCTATGCAAACAAtgtggcatagattctaaaggttcTAAGATGGACCTTATTCTCAGACTCCGGGAGGAGATGAAGAACAGGTCGTCATATGATAAGATTTTTGAGAAGGTCTGGGGAGCATCAGGTAGGCTACATCTTTCACTGAAGAGCAGCATGTTATTAGTGTGCAGTGATAAAATCATGCTTCATACAATCTTTATTGTGAGAGGTTTTCAAAAAGTAAACATATGTACATAGTAGCTCAACAGTTGTCACGGGACTTACATCATGGACCACACTGAGTAACACAATACAGACTTATCCATGGCAGTTATTTTGTGTAGCAAAGTTTTGCAATCTCATTAACTCAACTTTTTCATTTCCATAGGTGGCTGGGCAGTTGTTATGTGCCCCTGTGCTGTTGTCTATTCaataaaatttaatttaagaGCAGAAAGCCCCAGAGACTATGCAGATATTTTGCTCAGCTGGAAGCACTTTCCCAACATTGCCATTTATGATTTTGCGAGGGGACTGGCCACACACACCAACTTGAGGGAACCTGAAAACTTGCCTTTCAGCCCACATGAGGGACGGCTGGCTGAGGCATCCAATGATAATGTAAAGTCAGCTGCTGAAGGAAAGCTGAAGGTCCATTTACCATggctaaaaagtaaaaaaaaggatGCAGACACAAACTGCCACCCACTCACAGGATCATCGGAACATTATACCTTGTATGATGTTTTCCATGAGAAAAACACAAAGGATCCTAGAGACATCCTTCGaagaatagcacttgttcctgaaCTGGCTGGCTGGGTCAACAGCCAGTGTGCTGAGCAATTATTTGCAGACATGAGGAAGAACAATTACTTTCTGAATACACTCACACCGTCTGAACACATCTTCATGATGCGCAACATATTGCACCACTACAACACACAATGCAACAACAAGACTGAAGAAAGCATCAAGAAAGTGGTGAGCGAGGATGTCCTGCAGTTGGATCACAATGGGCAGATAGTAATGGGTAATATTATTTACATTCATTAATTCATATTTTTCACTAATTAAAACAAATAACTATCTTTATCATTCTAATATTTTCTTTTACTAAACCCACAGCTGCACAGCCACCCACAGAAGCAGATGTAACAACACAACCCTGTAAGTACAATACTGAGAAGAAATTTCAAAAATCATGCCAACAGTATGTAACAACTTTATGTTTGAAAGGATAGCATGATAAATTCATGGAATTACGTGTTTGTCTCATAAGCATCATAATAAGCTTTTCACAGAGAAGGTTATATGATGACTGTTCAAATGTTTTATTGCCACACTGGCATAAATGTACTCTTCAGACTGTCCAAGCATGTCTGACCTGCTTCCAGGTCTAACACCTAACCAGACATCTGACCAACTGAACAGGAGGATATGGGCTGTTAACCCTCTCCCAGCACAACAGAAATTGGTGATGTATAATTTTGTAGTAATATACATAAATATGTAGTCTACTTTTgtaaatttttattattattttttctgttgtgCTATTTGTGTGTGTAAATGCTTTTTTTCCAGTTGGCGTATGTGTTGGATAAAAACAAAGATCCGTATGAGGACATACTTTCTTATAGCCCAGGACGGACATTAACAAGATGTGATTTCTGGTCTTTGGCCTTTGAAGAGGTTGAAGCACAGGTAATTGTACACTTCCATGCATGTGGTGTACATGATTACATCAGCTTTTAGTAATGACCTTACTTTTCTTTTAACAGATTGCTGATCAGTGCTTTCAAGTCATAACTGCTCTTGGAGCTTCACAGGTCAGCTTGTTTTTGTTCTGTGTGGTATTATTAAGCCTTTGGCAGGGAGGCCTTGTGGCCTTAAGAAGAAATTTCTCACTTCTCATGGAGTTTGTCACAGGCTTTACACAATACATTTTTCCTACATTTTCAAAAAAAAACTGTAGCACTACTAGTTTCTGTCTCTTCAGGGCAAAGACGTCCACACTTTCAGCATCTATTTGGTGGTTACCTGGTTACCACCATTTCACAATGATCCCCTTGCAGCTTTACCTGTAAGTTTCTTTTTAAATTATTgtttgtgtgtacatatatatatacagtacttCTGTGTGTATATGTCATTATTCCAATACACAGGACAATATTGGAACAAAGGACATCATTTTACTCCCTTCGTGGGAGTCCGGGCACTGGATTTTGTGTGTGAGTTAGCAAATTTTCCAAGTGAGATACTTTATTAACATGTATGTGGATGTGTAGCTGTTgatgtgatgtgtatttgtttttctGTTACATTTGCATTTTTCAACCCATCACTATATTTGTCTCTTTTAGCATGCCATACACACATTCATTTTCTTTTGTAAACTTGtagttttttggtttttttgcGTTGTGGTCTCTCAGTTGTTGCATGTCTTAATATCATCTGCATTTCCAGGTACTCAAGCCAAAGTCAAAAGAGATTTTATTTCTAGACTCCATGAACTCTGTAGACTTTGGACTTGGGAGCTACAGAGACATATTCAGGTTTTGTTCTCATTACAAAGCGTTCCGGAGTTTCCAGTCAAATTCTTCAAGAAGTTTTCTACTTCTGCATGGTTTGTTCCAGTTTGAACATGAAAAACAAACTCCAGGCGTTGGATATATCagtatgttttgcttctcatatgTCAATATGATGAAGCTACAGTCTACACATCCTCTATTTGAGAACTGTTTTGGTATAACTTAGGTTCTGATTTGGATCCATATAAATAAATGGGTTTGCCTTGGTGGACACTCTTTGAAGTGCCAGTTATTGATAAAGTCACCGCTAAGGAATATAAAACTCCTGGAGTCTGTCACTCATGATGACGGGTATGGCAGTTCCATTCAAGGCCATATGTTCCTCTTTCAGCCAGTTGGGTATGGTTATTTATAAATAATGGTCATCTTATTAGACCAATTCATTTTAAAAccactggctgaaacacaacatgaGGTGGGGTAGTTCTGTTTTAAACCCCAACTCTTTATTTTTTTGACTTGTATGTTTACTTAGTTTTTGGCTTTAGGGCCGTACTGTATGCATTTATATTGTATTGTTGTTTTATGACAGAGTCTTGGCTAATCACATTTCACCAGGCCATTGGAACACTGTAACATTGAGTCAGTTGAAGGTACGGGTTTTTAACATCTTTGCACACAAACCTTTATTATCTGCTGTGGAGTGTGATGAAAGAATAACTATAGATAATATATGTGGTCTTATTATTGACAGGGTGCACCACTGCAGTGGGGAGGGAATGACTGTGGGGCATACATGATGATGGTCAGTGGTCTTACAATTTAAATGCCATGGTCTTTGTGTGTTCTAAATGCAGATTTGTGGATGTACCATTTTGGTTTGAATTTTGTTTTTCAGTATGCCCTCTATGTGACCCTGGACATGCCTTTTGATTTTGCTCAAGTGAGTttgtatagttatttttaaaaaatgcacTGCAAGACCTATTTCAATTATATTAAGAACTTTTCACTTTATATATATTATCAGTCAGATATGCCCGTAATCAGGAGTTGGTGGTGCCAACAATTACTGAAGACATTTCCTCTGGCTGGGTATGAATCCTTTGCAGGAAATTTCCAAGATGTGAGTCCCCAGTACATGGGGAGTTTGTAATATATCATGGGAAAAATCTTTTTTGCAATCTTTTCTTTAAAGTCAATTCAGCCCACCAGAGCCGGAAATGATGGAGGTCACCCAAGGAGAGCCCACCCCAACAGAGCCAGACACTATGGAGGTCACCCAAAGAAAAGAAATACAAGTGTGTAGCATCTAGTGaatgtttattgtttttaaattggtTGTTTTATGTATTTGTATTGAATGAAGAGAACATGACTAATTTCATTGTTATTGGAATTCATTATCATTTTGCATATAGGACGTGCCTGTGATGAGAGGCATTATGGTGGCCTGGAACTGGGTGAAGGAAAACCAAAAACACTTTGCTGGAAAGGTTATCCCACCAGACATCATCAGTATGGATGAAGACGACGCAGCAATGGCCATCACAATGCAGGAACTGTTCATGACTACACATGACATGGATAGGGATGAGGATGAAATTCGGTCTCCCTTCATTTTCACCTTCTCAAACAAAGATGATATGGAGTTTTTCATGCATGAAATAAGAGACAAACGAGATATCCGTGTGTCTTGCATGTGCAACACAGATTAGTACTTGGTGTTTTGCTGTTTGGTTTAGTTTACCAATCTGTCATcaataacatgtaaaataaaatcatcaaCATCTCAGTCATTAATTCATCTTCAATGTCTGTTATCGTCACTAGggctatgggggagctggattatGTCTCAGATTTAGAAAGGCAGGCTACACgcacatatgcatatatatatataaacacatatatatacacacattatatatatatagctacTGGATTATGtcttaatatatatataactgCTGCGTGCCCTTTTAGAAGCTGTTTTTTATTTCAATTGCTGCCATGTAACATTAAAATTCTGATGAAGTCCAGTTGCAAAGATGCAAAACAATTTAAattgtaatttttacaaataaaatcttgctaacctcacaacctcagcaaagacaaaattgtggggGCCCCTGCTGTAACTGGCTGACTAGCATAATTTTCAGTCAGTACACATGGACCTAAACTGTTAGAATAAAAAGTGAGAAAACATATTTAAATTGAGATAAAAACAGGGAAAAACACTTTGCAAAGATATAAAAGATAAGTGCCCTGGCCGGGATCCAAACCTGCGTAAGTAGAGCCCGACCGTAACTTGGTTATCATTCTGGCTAACATGGGTCAGGTTCATATACACTAAATACAAAATTATTTTAAGTGTAATAATGGGATGCAAGTGTTTCAATTCTtcactaaataaaaaaattattttagaaTTTTTTGTTTGCTGTTTTAATCAGCGTTTCAGATTAAAATATGCTGAATAAACCAGCAGAAATGGCATTTTTATGGTAGATGTGAAGAGTGGAATGAGGGTTTTTTAACACCACAGGAATGTTCTAACTTGTGTCTTCAAACTGATGTTTTCCAGGTCAAAAGAAAGCAACAACAGTTCTGCTTTTTAGAAGCTAGATAGGCAGAGATATACCAAATTTAAGCTgctataaattatatatatatatatatatatatatatatatatatatacatatatatacttcTATGTAGTTAGTAAAACAAAGcaataaaatatgaaacaaaTGAA from Nothobranchius furzeri strain GRZ-AD chromosome 5, NfurGRZ-RIMD1, whole genome shotgun sequence encodes:
- the LOC107374401 gene encoding uncharacterized protein isoform X1, with product MAMHQTILRRGQDPLQSIKRCSDCCSNIHCTFCKMTYADFYKVKYHVQNHVSIAVKHEDYVILKCSLGCREMAHYHCCYCPSTILRRMAFVKHLAICKEKLSRPPPPAQTAPPPSAQTRPPQTGPPPPSAQTRPPQTGPPPPSAQTRPPQTGPPPPQTGPPPPQTGPPPPQTGPPPPSAQTAPSPSAQTAPSPSAQTRPPQTGPPPPQTGPPPPQTGPPPPSAQTAPSPSAQTRPPQTGPPPPSAQTRPPQTGPPPPSAQTRPPQTGPPPPQTGPPPPQTAPPPPSAQTAPPPSAQTRPPPSAQTGPPPPSAQTAPPPSAQTRPPPPQTGPPPPSAQTAPPPSPQAGPSSSSSSSRRLKVRQPVKVTCSHCGITLNKKNLQVHINRKHRPKGQQISETRHLSCQCIDATNGIFAVNKSFFKPCSPIHVQKKTWGTSQKQICELDDCNTNLDFAVRSGILPYECIHLKSLTFSPRSDTPPTILEEEVLSDIVSAKIFGDVRKQSCLNLQSKSAAAGVPLSVDVTVGGPSSKKFISVFEPKVSCYSRLGRVMVAFDMKKRSWHCPCAKPRLLCLHKSVAKWHLFQTDREMFKTKESATDSGDAAETNEELQDDAIPVGGQQYPPGDNDLMRMVKYIMKNKALPENLPQDLVTGSQTLEDISKDLIPKETICAECGGQLNEPVLITARAKLVAYTGVVHGFSTYRRECPDCGLIYRYQEWSDGIHNFNDHILLTLHLCIYLRNSIQTHHAVSRAIEVLEKTENQTFPSKATMLHAYMHFEALTAHSYSYSCYKCGYYPPVVIMDLHRKGVFNMPTSEMETPPADFDGRVNIKDFYDSVTSQIICTGLLTSGRKNPFLVLPSYHNWAPWIGPKCRDGDIVFNTEHEKLHAPRQAAEMSDLQMTEERLQDALINLRVDMVRKLCKQCGIDSKGSKMDLILRLREEMKNRSSYDKIFEKVWGASGGWAVVMCPCAVVYSIKFNLRAESPRDYADILLSWKHFPNIAIYDFARGLATHTNLREPENLPFSPHEGRLAEASNDNVKSAAEGKLKVHLPWLKSKKKDADTNCHPLTGSSEHYTLYDVFHEKNTKDPRDILRRIALVPELAGWVNSQCAEQLFADMRKNNYFLNTLTPSEHIFMMRNILHHYNTQCNNKTEESIKKVVSEDVLQLDHNGQIVMAAQPPTEADVTTQPYCPSMSDLLPGLTPNQTSDQLNRRIWAVNPLPAQQKLLAYVLDKNKDPYEDILSYSPGRTLTRCDFWSLAFEEVEAQIADQCFQVITALGASQVSLFLFCVVLLSLWQGGLVALRRNFSLLMEFVTGFTQYIFPTFSKKNCSTTSFCLFRAKTSTLSASIWWLPGYHHFTMIPLQLYLTILEQRTSFYSLRGSPGTGFCVVLANHISPGHWNTVTLSQLKGAPLQWGGNDCGAYMMMYALYVTLDMPFDFAQSDMPVIRSWWCQQLLKTFPLAGQFSPPEPEMMEVTQGEPTPTEPDTMEVTQRKEIQDVPVMRGIMVAWNWVKENQKHFAGKVIPPDIISMDEDDAAMAITMQELFMTTHDMDRDEDEIRSPFIFTFSNKDDMEFFMHEIRDKRDIRVSCMCNTD